The Bacteroidota bacterium genome has a window encoding:
- a CDS encoding T9SS type A sorting domain-containing protein produces the protein MRLFIGYLSLLILFNSVVSAQAQLVVSDFLISEENVPSTFVQKNVRVFPNSTKGFIAAWEDNRDGIPGFYAQKFDLYHNPIGKNFPVSSNSMFRFINNNWFLSIGHQISAGYWDDQFMIVSGTFHDSIGNMLTSKTLDWAILPWCGTGYLGVDYHSASTLNQFLFLMRNDGRISISKYDSIGNRLYFQEDLLEYPKKAVDATIAASTSGTYLMTWLEIDENYIESGYFGTFYDTNDSIIISEVPLGFPTRSSNEPYFLDRSNLMKTVCLQDTAYLILVANTDSGYVYYRKFNLQGDPLSEVKRHAIPIIGTTDNYLNNFSISNIQNDKFNIILTNSEYRLGNIFLTNHLFTFNTAGNPEDDVLTDSMQSYNLGESFIKISDSTLYIGTGANNDAYLTKLQYFSPIDNVKLNDDEVGSNEVAPFITKVDDNHFFTCWQNEVKYVGQLLDNFGNKVRNPIMLEGKPCEFFSDWSFINTWRKNSVSGFTLYNSDWNVAKRDTIAVCQIFGDAKILTDSSFVILYSKNESDVWLTLYNKNGIEILSREVVSTDQTYGLTIFINDKNSFWIRFGRKVQLFSNSLEPLTIATIANASLHLEGDKFLRVRQEYLYLRPQYYGTIIMSTGDTVKNKFLLTNYASELSYGRLTSRSFIVIYKTGNMIYAKAFSNDGIQERDSVLIHSPNEKSKQQGTYAVHNNKVFFIWSETRTPSHGYSIYGSVFNVSTFVNVQETQENKIPLYFNLEQNYPNPFNPSTTIHFSLPKESHVTLKVYNMLGQEVMTVLNEDKIAGRYDLKINGTLLASGVYFYRLVAGDPLLRSGQVFVSTKKFIFLK, from the coding sequence ATGCGCCTTTTTATCGGATACTTGAGCTTATTGATACTTTTCAATAGTGTAGTTTCAGCACAAGCGCAATTAGTAGTTTCGGATTTTCTTATCAGCGAAGAGAATGTTCCATCCACATTTGTTCAGAAAAACGTGAGAGTTTTTCCAAATTCAACAAAAGGGTTCATTGCTGCTTGGGAAGATAATCGAGACGGGATTCCTGGTTTCTATGCTCAAAAATTTGATTTGTATCATAATCCAATTGGAAAAAATTTTCCTGTATCTTCCAATTCTATGTTCAGATTCATAAATAATAATTGGTTTCTCTCGATTGGTCATCAAATATCGGCTGGTTATTGGGACGATCAATTTATGATTGTCAGCGGAACGTTTCACGATTCTATCGGTAACATGTTAACATCCAAAACCCTTGACTGGGCGATTCTTCCTTGGTGTGGCACAGGCTACCTCGGTGTAGATTACCATTCTGCAAGCACACTCAATCAATTTTTATTCCTTATGCGCAATGACGGTCGTATATCTATTTCTAAATATGACAGCATCGGTAACCGACTATACTTTCAGGAGGATTTACTGGAATATCCAAAAAAGGCAGTGGATGCTACGATTGCAGCAAGTACTTCTGGAACATATCTGATGACATGGTTAGAGATCGATGAGAACTATATTGAATCTGGCTATTTCGGAACTTTTTACGATACGAACGATTCAATAATTATTTCAGAAGTCCCTCTTGGTTTTCCAACAAGATCATCTAATGAACCTTACTTCTTGGATAGAAGCAATTTGATGAAGACAGTGTGCTTACAGGATACTGCTTATTTAATATTAGTCGCAAACACAGATTCAGGGTATGTGTATTATCGGAAGTTTAATCTGCAAGGAGATCCATTATCAGAAGTTAAACGACATGCAATACCAATCATTGGAACAACGGACAACTATCTAAATAACTTTTCCATTTCTAATATTCAAAACGACAAATTTAATATTATACTCACAAATTCGGAATACCGTTTGGGCAATATATTTTTAACCAACCATTTATTTACGTTCAACACTGCCGGCAACCCAGAAGATGATGTGCTAACCGACAGCATGCAAAGCTATAATTTAGGAGAAAGTTTTATTAAAATATCAGATAGTACCTTATATATTGGAACCGGCGCCAACAACGATGCATATCTTACTAAATTACAATACTTCTCACCAATTGATAACGTCAAATTAAATGATGATGAAGTTGGCAGCAACGAGGTAGCACCATTCATAACAAAGGTCGACGACAACCACTTCTTCACATGCTGGCAGAACGAAGTTAAATATGTAGGGCAACTGCTCGATAATTTTGGGAATAAGGTTAGAAATCCTATAATGCTCGAAGGGAAGCCATGTGAGTTCTTCTCTGATTGGTCATTCATAAATACTTGGCGAAAAAATTCTGTCTCCGGTTTTACGCTTTATAACTCCGATTGGAACGTAGCAAAACGAGATACAATAGCGGTTTGTCAGATTTTTGGCGATGCTAAAATTCTAACAGATAGTTCATTCGTGATTCTGTATTCAAAAAACGAAAGCGACGTTTGGCTTACTCTGTACAATAAAAATGGAATTGAAATTTTATCAAGAGAGGTGGTATCAACCGACCAAACATACGGATTAACAATTTTTATCAACGACAAGAATTCGTTTTGGATACGCTTCGGACGTAAAGTACAATTGTTTTCAAATTCACTTGAACCGTTAACAATTGCCACAATCGCCAATGCATCTTTGCATCTGGAAGGTGATAAATTCCTCCGTGTTCGTCAAGAATACTTATACCTTAGACCGCAATACTATGGAACAATCATTATGTCAACGGGTGATACAGTAAAAAATAAATTTTTACTTACAAATTACGCTTCTGAGTTATCGTACGGAAGACTTACGTCAAGAAGTTTTATCGTAATATATAAGACGGGTAATATGATTTATGCGAAAGCATTCTCGAATGACGGTATACAAGAGCGGGACTCTGTATTAATCCATAGTCCAAACGAAAAAAGTAAACAGCAAGGAACCTATGCTGTACACAACAATAAGGTTTTCTTTATCTGGTCGGAGACACGTACACCATCTCATGGATACAGTATCTACGGAAGTGTTTTTAATGTTTCTACATTTGTGAATGTCCAGGAAACACAAGAGAATAAAATTCCATTATACTTTAATCTTGAGCAAAATTATCCCAACCCCTTCAATCCAAGCACTACTATCCACTTCTCGCTACCGAAAGAATCGCACGTTACACTCAAAGTGTACAACATGTTAGGTCAAGAAGTAATGACGGTTTTGAATGAGGATAAAATTGCAGGAAGATATGACTTGAAAATAAATGGAACATTACTGGCAAGCGGCGTTTACTTTTACAGATTAGTTGCAGGTGATCCTTTGCTTCGCTCAGGACAAGTTTTTGTTTCGACGAAGAAATTTATATTTTTAAAATAG
- a CDS encoding T9SS type A sorting domain-containing protein, which produces MTYSIHLIILLIYLCVTIVSSQELSVYDGELGELTCGFIYTLDADPNSDNPLDPPWSGGWGAPLRVVLKAPPGTQWQINFIAPDSARSVDGTAIPCSFAPDGVFWEEQQIRWNPKLPKTISVGPESIATFHLGIVIDTRTINKYNNFQATIRCLAIDIRTEEILLAPGKFYIQVQSRVDPNQREGELNNLSRGTIYTVSPFSPTQNLISPIRNGREAGKPAMVSIITEQRETLFVKFDYLPENLIGETGAKIRCSFTDNAVYWHEGKKYLNPYTGDTITSGDDGVVTISIGITVAIPETTSAGEYVGIIYMKILMKELAWVSGNYFFVIVDEVPENFKLYSNYPNPFNTSTKIRYDLPENSHVLIQVFNLVGQEIITLKDELQKANSYEIEWNAIGFPSGVYFYRLKVGDNLLSGKMSLIK; this is translated from the coding sequence ATGACCTACAGCATTCATCTAATTATCTTACTTATTTACCTCTGTGTTACTATCGTAAGCTCACAGGAATTATCGGTTTATGATGGTGAGCTTGGAGAACTTACCTGTGGTTTTATCTACACGCTCGATGCAGACCCAAACTCAGACAATCCCCTTGATCCCCCCTGGTCTGGTGGATGGGGAGCACCTCTTCGAGTTGTCTTAAAAGCACCTCCCGGAACACAATGGCAAATAAACTTTATTGCACCCGATTCTGCACGCAGTGTGGATGGAACTGCAATTCCTTGTTCATTCGCTCCAGATGGTGTTTTCTGGGAAGAACAACAGATTCGATGGAATCCTAAATTACCCAAAACAATTTCTGTCGGTCCAGAAAGTATAGCAACATTCCATCTCGGCATCGTCATTGATACGAGAACCATTAATAAATACAATAACTTTCAGGCAACAATACGTTGCCTTGCGATTGATATCCGTACAGAAGAAATTCTCCTTGCACCTGGAAAATTTTACATTCAGGTTCAAAGTCGCGTTGATCCAAATCAGAGGGAAGGAGAATTGAATAATTTATCGAGAGGTACTATATATACGGTTTCTCCATTCTCACCTACACAAAACTTAATCTCACCAATTCGTAACGGAAGAGAAGCGGGAAAACCTGCAATGGTTTCAATTATCACAGAACAACGAGAAACCCTTTTTGTGAAATTCGATTATCTTCCAGAAAATTTAATTGGAGAAACTGGAGCAAAAATACGATGCTCATTTACAGATAATGCTGTGTATTGGCATGAGGGTAAGAAATATTTGAATCCATATACTGGCGATACAATTACAAGCGGAGACGATGGAGTTGTAACAATATCCATTGGCATTACCGTAGCAATTCCTGAAACAACCTCTGCTGGAGAGTACGTGGGAATAATATATATGAAAATATTGATGAAAGAATTAGCGTGGGTTTCAGGAAACTATTTTTTTGTAATTGTTGATGAGGTACCTGAAAACTTCAAACTTTATTCTAACTATCCGAATCCTTTCAACACATCAACAAAGATACGATATGACCTTCCTGAAAATTCTCACGTTCTAATTCAGGTCTTCAATTTAGTCGGACAGGAGATTATTACACTGAAGGATGAATTACAGAAAGCTAATTCATACGAGATTGAATGGAATGCAATCGGTTTTCCGAGCGGTGTGTATTTTTATAGACTGAAAGTTGGTGATAATTTGTTAAGCGGTAAGATGAGCTTGATTAAATAA